One region of Bradyrhizobium betae genomic DNA includes:
- a CDS encoding GNAT family N-acetyltransferase, whose product MRIVPFTMDRAEDALRLMNLLRLTPISLPEFLDREARWPAGDLRLRWLGYDNDRAVALGQIANSPYALSDHLAVQVTVDPDHRGRGRGSTMLGLVESEAIGRGFRGLVATIPEAASGPQAWAEARGFQRHALRCDSLLDLRTFDGQSAVRAGVTLSDMTGASEAQWKAVAMLLQTLIADAPDMRDLPSWTLARCFSVLRETPASRPEWVVVAGFNGRPVGLTIGHALGQEIYSYFTGVLPDWRGRHVGLALKLRLIAAAQMSGITTMRTTNLDANTAALRLNASIGFRRVPGSLEVRKALSAVDFATSANPR is encoded by the coding sequence GTGAGGATCGTGCCCTTCACGATGGATCGTGCCGAAGACGCATTGCGCCTGATGAACCTGCTTCGGCTCACGCCGATCAGCCTGCCCGAGTTCCTGGACCGCGAGGCACGATGGCCGGCGGGCGATCTGCGTCTGCGCTGGCTTGGTTACGACAATGACCGGGCCGTTGCCCTCGGGCAGATCGCCAACTCGCCCTATGCGCTATCTGATCATCTTGCCGTGCAGGTCACTGTCGATCCCGATCATCGCGGCCGGGGGAGAGGCAGCACCATGCTCGGCCTTGTGGAGAGCGAAGCCATCGGGCGCGGTTTTCGGGGGCTTGTCGCCACGATACCTGAGGCAGCATCCGGTCCGCAGGCCTGGGCCGAGGCACGCGGGTTTCAGCGCCACGCGCTGCGTTGCGACAGTCTGCTCGACCTTCGGACCTTCGACGGTCAGTCGGCAGTGCGCGCGGGGGTGACGCTCTCGGACATGACCGGAGCCAGTGAGGCGCAGTGGAAGGCGGTGGCGATGCTGTTGCAGACCCTCATCGCCGATGCGCCCGACATGCGAGACCTCCCGTCATGGACGTTGGCGCGCTGTTTTTCGGTACTGCGCGAGACTCCGGCCTCGCGACCGGAATGGGTCGTTGTTGCCGGGTTTAACGGCAGACCCGTCGGCCTCACCATCGGCCACGCTTTGGGCCAGGAGATCTATTCCTACTTCACTGGCGTGTTGCCCGACTGGCGCGGCAGGCATGTCGGCCTCGCGCTCAAGCTGCGCCTGATCGCTGCGGCGCAAATGTCGGGCATCACGACGATGCGGACAACGAACCTCGACGCCAATACTGCGGCGCTTCGGCTCAACGCCTCGATTGGCTTCCGTCGCGTTCCCGGCAGCCTGGAGGTCCGCAAGGCTTTGTCTGCGGTCGATTTCGCTACCTCGGCGAATCCCCGGTAA
- the trbE gene encoding conjugal transfer protein TrbE has product MMNLAEYRRTSTRLADFLPWAALVGEGVVLNKDGSFQRTARFRGPDLDSAVPAELVAVAGRLNNAFRRLGSGWAIFVEAQRHSVGAYPASRFPEPASALVDAERKADFEEDASHFESSYFLTFVFLPPAEDAARAESWLYEGKAEKGVDAWEALRGFVDRTNRVLQLVESFMPECAWLDDGETLTYLHSTVSTKRHRVRVPETPMYLDALLADQPLTGGLEPRLGEAHLRVLTIVGFPTATTPGLLHDLNRLAFPYRWSTRAVLLDKTDATKLLTKIRRQWFSKRKSIAAILKEVMTNEASVLVDTDAANKAADADLALQELGADYAGQAYVTATVAVWDADPRVAAEKLRLVEKVIQGRDFTAMPETVNAVDAWLGSLPGHVYANVRQPPISTLNLAHMIPLSAVWAGPERDEHFGAPPLLFGKTEGSTPFRFSLHVGDVGHTLVVGPTGAGKSVLLALMALQFRRYPGSQVFAFDFGGSIRAAALACGGDWHDLGGGLTEGATDSVSLQPLARIQEVPERAWAADWIVAILMREGVTISPEVKEHLWTALTSLASAPVGERTITGLAVLLQSNDLKQALRPYCVGGPYGRLLDAESEHLGQASVQAFETEGLIGTGAAPAVLPYLFHRIEDRLDGSPTLLIVDEGWLALDDEGFAGQLREWLKTLRKKNASVVFATQSLSDIDGSAIAPAIIESCQTRLLLPNERAIEPQITAIYRRFGLNDRQIEILARAMPKRDYYCQSRRGNRLFELGLGEVALALCAASSKTDQAAIERVLAEHGRDAFLAEWLGLRGVGWAADLIPDLTNLETRP; this is encoded by the coding sequence ATGATGAACCTTGCCGAGTATCGCCGGACCTCGACCCGCCTCGCCGACTTCCTACCTTGGGCGGCGCTGGTTGGCGAAGGCGTTGTCCTCAACAAGGACGGCAGCTTCCAGCGCACAGCACGCTTCCGCGGGCCCGATCTCGATTCCGCGGTGCCGGCTGAGCTCGTCGCGGTCGCCGGCCGGCTCAACAACGCCTTCCGCCGCCTGGGCTCCGGGTGGGCGATCTTTGTCGAGGCCCAGCGTCACAGCGTCGGCGCCTACCCGGCGAGCCGCTTTCCAGAGCCCGCATCCGCGCTGGTCGACGCCGAGCGCAAAGCCGACTTCGAGGAAGACGCCTCGCATTTCGAGTCGAGCTATTTCCTCACCTTCGTCTTCCTGCCCCCGGCCGAGGACGCCGCACGCGCTGAAAGCTGGCTCTACGAAGGCAAGGCCGAGAAGGGCGTTGACGCCTGGGAGGCGCTGCGCGGCTTCGTCGATCGCACCAACCGCGTGCTCCAGCTCGTCGAGAGCTTCATGCCCGAATGCGCCTGGCTCGATGATGGCGAGACGCTGACCTACCTTCATTCGACCGTCTCTACCAAACGCCACCGCGTGCGCGTGCCCGAGACGCCGATGTATCTCGACGCGCTGCTGGCGGACCAGCCGCTGACCGGCGGCCTCGAGCCGCGGCTCGGCGAGGCGCATCTGCGCGTCCTCACCATCGTCGGCTTTCCAACGGCGACCACGCCCGGCCTGCTCCACGATCTCAACCGCCTCGCCTTCCCCTATCGCTGGTCGACCCGCGCGGTGCTGCTCGACAAAACCGACGCCACCAAGCTGCTGACAAAGATCCGGCGGCAATGGTTCTCCAAGCGCAAGTCGATCGCCGCGATCCTGAAGGAGGTGATGACCAACGAGGCCTCCGTGCTGGTTGACACCGACGCAGCCAACAAGGCGGCGGATGCCGATCTCGCGCTGCAGGAGCTCGGCGCCGATTATGCCGGTCAGGCCTATGTCACGGCGACCGTCGCCGTCTGGGACGCTGATCCACGCGTCGCGGCCGAGAAGCTGCGCCTGGTCGAGAAGGTCATTCAGGGGCGCGACTTCACCGCGATGCCTGAGACGGTCAACGCCGTCGATGCCTGGCTCGGCTCCCTGCCGGGTCATGTCTACGCCAATGTTCGGCAACCGCCGATCTCCACCCTCAATCTCGCCCACATGATTCCCCTGTCAGCGGTGTGGGCGGGGCCGGAACGGGACGAGCATTTCGGTGCGCCCCCCTTGCTGTTCGGCAAGACCGAAGGCTCCACCCCGTTCCGGTTTTCCCTTCACGTCGGCGACGTCGGCCACACCCTGGTGGTTGGCCCGACCGGCGCCGGCAAGTCCGTCCTGCTGGCGCTGATGGCGCTGCAGTTCCGGCGATACCCGGGTTCGCAGGTCTTCGCCTTCGACTTCGGCGGCTCGATCCGTGCGGCTGCGCTTGCTTGTGGCGGTGACTGGCACGACCTCGGCGGCGGCTTGACGGAAGGCGCCACCGACAGCGTGTCGCTGCAGCCGCTCGCCCGCATCCAGGAGGTGCCCGAGCGCGCCTGGGCCGCCGACTGGATCGTCGCCATCCTCATGCGCGAGGGCGTGACCATCTCGCCCGAGGTGAAGGAACATCTCTGGACGGCGTTGACCTCGCTGGCCAGCGCGCCGGTGGGCGAGCGCACGATCACCGGGCTCGCAGTCCTCCTGCAGTCCAACGACCTCAAACAGGCGCTCCGCCCCTACTGCGTCGGCGGCCCCTACGGTCGCCTGCTCGACGCCGAGAGCGAGCATCTGGGTCAAGCGTCCGTCCAGGCGTTCGAGACCGAGGGCCTGATCGGCACCGGCGCGGCGCCAGCGGTGCTCCCCTATCTGTTCCACCGCATCGAGGACCGCCTCGACGGCAGCCCGACCTTGCTGATCGTCGACGAAGGCTGGCTGGCGCTCGATGACGAGGGATTCGCCGGCCAGCTTCGGGAATGGCTGAAGACCTTGAGGAAGAAGAACGCCTCCGTCGTATTCGCCACGCAGTCGCTGTCGGACATCGATGGATCGGCCATCGCGCCCGCCATCATCGAGAGCTGCCAGACCCGGCTGCTCCTGCCGAACGAGCGGGCGATCGAGCCGCAGATCACCGCGATCTACCGGCGCTTCGGCCTCAACGACCGGCAGATCGAGATCCTCGCCCGGGCCATGCCCAAGCGCGACTATTACTGCCAGTCCCGCCGCGGCAACCGGCTGTTCGAGCTCGGCCTCGGCGAGGTCGCGCTGGCGCTATGCGCCGCATCCTCCAAGACCGACCAGGCCGCCATCGAGCGCGTCCTCGCCGAGCACGGCCGCGACGCCTTCCTCGCCGAATGGCTGGGCCTGCGCGGCGTCGGCTGGGCCGCCGACCTGATCCCCGACCTCACCAACCTGGAGACCCGACCATGA
- a CDS encoding TrbC/VirB2 family protein has product MIRRSLALRRRLTTAVSLALFSVAFAPAAHASGSSMPWEQPLNQILQSIEGPVAKIIAVIIIIVTGLTLAFGDTSGGFRRLIQIVFGLSIAFAASSFFLSFFSFGGGALV; this is encoded by the coding sequence ATGATCCGCCGGTCCTTGGCCCTACGTCGCCGCCTCACAACGGCGGTCAGTCTCGCGCTTTTCAGCGTTGCGTTCGCGCCGGCCGCCCACGCCTCCGGCTCGTCCATGCCGTGGGAGCAACCGCTCAATCAGATCCTGCAGTCCATCGAAGGACCGGTCGCCAAGATCATCGCGGTGATCATCATCATCGTCACCGGCCTGACGCTCGCCTTCGGCGACACGAGCGGCGGCTTCCGCCGGCTGATCCAGATCGTCTTCGGCCTCTCGATCGCCTTCGCGGCATCGAGCTTCTTCCTGTCGTTTTTCTCCTTCGGCGGCGGGGCGCTCGTTTGA
- the trbB gene encoding P-type conjugative transfer ATPase TrbB — MAASHQRSEASLRGARMLRTALGPAIAGFLEDPTVVEVMLNPDGRLWIDRLSEGLSDTGECLSAADGERIVRLVAHHVGAEVHAGAPRVSAELPETGERFEGLLPPVVAAPAFAIRKPAVAVFTLQDYVASAIMSADQADVLRRAVADRRNILVAGGTSTGKTTLTNALLAEISKTADRVVLIEDTRELQCAAPNLVAMRTKDGVATLSELVRSSLRLRPDRIPIGEVRGSEALDLLKAWGTGHPGGVGTIHAGTALGALRRLEQLIQEAVVTVPRALIAETIDLVAVLSGRGSNRRLAELARIEGLRPDGDYHVTPATQPPSGDPA, encoded by the coding sequence ATGGCGGCTTCTCACCAGCGATCCGAGGCGAGCTTACGCGGCGCGCGCATGTTGCGCACCGCGCTCGGCCCCGCCATCGCCGGATTCCTGGAAGACCCCACAGTCGTCGAGGTGATGCTCAACCCCGACGGGCGGCTCTGGATCGACCGCCTGTCCGAGGGGCTGTCTGATACGGGAGAGTGCCTGTCCGCCGCCGACGGCGAGCGTATCGTGCGCCTGGTGGCGCATCACGTCGGCGCCGAGGTTCATGCCGGCGCACCACGCGTCTCAGCCGAGCTGCCCGAAACCGGAGAGCGGTTCGAGGGGCTGTTGCCCCCCGTCGTGGCGGCGCCGGCCTTCGCGATCCGCAAGCCCGCCGTCGCGGTCTTTACGCTGCAGGACTACGTCGCGTCCGCGATCATGTCGGCGGATCAGGCCGACGTCCTTCGTCGCGCCGTGGCCGATCGGCGCAACATCCTCGTGGCCGGCGGCACCTCGACCGGCAAGACCACGCTCACCAACGCCTTGCTCGCCGAGATCTCAAAGACCGCCGACCGCGTCGTCCTGATCGAGGACACGCGCGAGCTGCAATGCGCGGCCCCAAACCTGGTCGCGATGCGCACCAAGGATGGCGTCGCCACCCTCTCTGAGCTGGTCCGCTCGTCGCTGCGCCTGCGACCAGACCGTATCCCCATCGGTGAGGTGCGCGGGTCCGAGGCGCTCGACCTCTTGAAGGCCTGGGGCACCGGCCACCCTGGCGGCGTCGGCACAATCCACGCCGGCACCGCGCTAGGCGCGCTACGCCGCCTCGAGCAGCTCATCCAGGAAGCCGTCGTCACCGTCCCGCGCGCCCTGATCGCCGAGACGATCGATCTGGTCGCGGTGCTGAGCGGCCGCGGGTCCAATCGCCGCCTGGCCGAACTCGCCCGGATCGAGGGCCTCCGTCCCGACGGCGACTACCACGTAACCCCCGCAACCCAGCCCCCCTCAGGAGATCCCGCATGA
- a CDS encoding VirB3 family type IV secretion system protein has protein sequence MTGLADSAGEVPGFSVPVHRALTEHILLGGAPRSIAILNGTLAAALGLGLRLWLVGLGLWAVGHLAAVWAAKRDPQFVDVVRRHLRIPGFLNV, from the coding sequence ATGACGGGCCTTGCCGACAGCGCCGGCGAAGTGCCTGGCTTCAGCGTGCCGGTGCACCGCGCCTTGACGGAGCACATCCTGCTTGGCGGCGCGCCGCGCTCGATCGCCATCCTCAATGGCACGCTGGCGGCGGCGCTTGGCCTCGGATTGCGCCTCTGGCTGGTGGGCTTGGGACTCTGGGCGGTCGGGCACCTTGCCGCCGTCTGGGCGGCCAAGCGCGATCCGCAGTTCGTCGATGTGGTGCGCCGCCACCTGCGTATCCCCGGCTTCCTGAACGTCTGA